Sequence from the Sanguibacter keddieii DSM 10542 genome:
GCGTCCGGGACCGAGTCCTCCCTGAACCGACGAGAGCTGCTGTCGATCGCCAGGGGGCTCCGGCGGCGTGGTTATCTCACGCGGGCGCTGGAGTGCACGAGTCACATGGTCCGCCGGTTCGACAACCCGGCCGACCGCGAGTTCGAGGCGAACCTCAAGGGTGAGATCGCCGTGCTGAGCGGTGAGGTCAGGTACACGCTCGCTCGCCCGTACACACCCCTCGACCCGGTCGCGGGGCGTGTCCTGCACGTCGTCGGGACCTCGCTGCCGGAGCAGCAGTCGGGCTACACCCTCCGGACCCAGTACACGGCGGTGGCCCAGCTGCAGTCGGGCCTCGAGCCGCACGTCGTCACCCAGGCCGGCTTCGGAGACGCGACGAGCGACGAACCGCAGGTGGTCGACGGTGTCGTCTACCACCGGTCAGCCGGCAACGAGCGGGGTACGGATCCCCTCGACGTCTGGTTCTCGCAGAACCTCGACGCGGTCGAGAAGGTGATCCAGAGGGTTCGTCCGATGGTCCTGCACGCCGCGTCCGACCTGATCAACGCCCAGACTGCGCTGATCCTGGGACACGCCTACGGCATCCCGGTCGTCTACGAGTCGCGGGGGTTCTGGGAGGAGACCTGGCTGCAGCGAGAGGCGGACCGGTTCGGGTGGTCGGACCTGGACGAGCTCGAGCGTGCTCACGGTCTCCCGGACACGTACACCCTGCGGCGGGACACCGAGGACGCGTGCCGGAGGGACGCCGAACGGGTCGTCACCCTCGCCGACGTCATGGCGGCGCGGATCGCTGAGGGTGGTGTCGAGCCGAGCCGGATCAGCGTGATCCCGAACGGAGTGGACTCCGAGAGCTTCCCCGTCGTGACCAGGGACGAGACCCTTGCCCAGACGCACGGGATCGAGCCGGAGACCGTGACGATCGGTTACGTGTCGTCTCTCGTCGACTACGAGGGCATCGACGTCCTGGTCGACGCGGTGGCTCTGCTCAGGGAGCAGGGGACGACGAGCAAGGTCCGCCTGGTGGTCGTGGGCGACGGGCCCGAGCGGCCGGCCTTGATGGACCGGGCGGCGTCGCTCGGCCTCGACGACGCGATCTTCACCGGCAAGGTCCCGCACGACGCGGTGCTGGACTACTACGGCCTGATCGACATCTTCGTGGTCCCGCGACGCCCGGTCGAGGTGTGCCACCTCGTCACGCCGCTCAAGCCGTTCGAGGCGCTCTCGACAGGTCGCGTCCTGGTCATGTCCGACGTGCGCGCCCTGAGCGAGATCGCCGAGCGGAGCCAGGCGGTGACGCTCTTCGAGGCGGGGTCGGCGGACTCGCTCGCCAAGCAGCTCTCTGCGTTGATCTCTGCTCCGGACGAGAGGGCGCGGGTCGCCGCGGCCGGTGCACGATGGGTCCGGCAGAGCCGCACCTGGTCGCTGAACGCTGCGCTCTACCACGAGGTGTACGAGGGGATCGGCCTGGGGGCGTCGACGGTCGCCCGCAGCGTGCGGGGCGATCGAGGCACGGCGGTCAAGGCGCTCTTCTCGCGCAGGCTGCCCGTCAGCTTCGGGTCGGCGGTCCGTCCGGAGCCTCGGTCCGCGGAGTCGGTCAAGCACGAGGGGTGGCGGCTCGGCCAGCACGAGCCCGTCGTCTTCGACGGTTCTCCGATCGACTGGGACACGCTGTGCGCTGAGAACCGCTCGTGGGCGTTCAACCTGCATGCGTGGGACTTCATGGGCCCTGCCCTCGACCGGTACGCGGAGACCGGTGACGCGGAGTACCTCGACTGGTCCCGCGACATCGCCCGGTCGTGGGCCGAGCGGTTCACCGAAGGTGACGCCGGGAGCACGATGGCCTGGTACGACATGGCGATCGGTCTCCGGGCGCCTCGCCTCGCGCTGCTCCTCGAGATGCTCGCGGTACGCGACGACGACCGCGACGTGGTCGACCTGCTCCTCCGCTGCGTCGACCGGCACCGTGCAGAGCTCGCCAAGGCAGTCGCCTTCAACGCGGGCTCCAACCATGGCTTCTACGTGGCCACGGGCCAGCTCATGTTCAGCCTCCGGCTCCGTGGGCTGCCTGGGATGACCGAGATGCTGGAGCAGGCGCGCAGGCGGCTGCGCCTGGTCGCCCGGGCGCAGTTCGCGGCCGACGGCGGCCACCTCGAGCACTCGCCGGAGTATCACCGGATGCTCCTGGACTCGTTCACCCGTGCCATCGAGCTCGGCCTCGTGGACGACCCCGAGGTCGTCGAGTCGATCCGTCGCGCGGAGGACGTGCTCGGCTGGATGGTCGAGCCGAGCGGTCACATGGTCCAGATCGGTGACAGCCCTCGCTGGAAGGTCCTCTCGCGAGAACCGGTGACGAGCTCTCCGTCGACGGAGTTCATCTTGTCGCGGGGAGTGCGCGGAGCGCCTGCAGAGGAGACGCTGCTCGCGCTCCGCGAGTCGGGCTATGCCTTCGTGCGGTACCCCCAGCCGGCCGGGACCGAAGACCACCAGGACTCGAGCTACCTGTCGTTCATGGCGGGTTTCCACTCGAGGACGCACAAGCACGCAGACGACCTCTCGTTCACCTGGTTCGACCGAGGCGAGGAGATCGTCGTCGACGCCGGGCGGTTCGGCTACGTCGGCCCGGTCGCCAAGGATTCTCCCGAGCGTCTGGCAGGTCACTTCTACTCAGCCCCGGAACGTCAGTACGTCGAGTCCACGAGGGCTCACAGCACCGTCGAGGTCGGTGGGAAGGACCATGACCGGGTTCGGCGAGAGCCTTATGGCTCGGCACTCGGGGTCGTCGAAGAACGCGACGGGCTCTACAGGCTCTGCGGGGCGGTCGACCACGACACGTGGCAGCACGAGCGGGAGATCATCTTCTCCCCCGGAGAGTGGCTGCTCGTGACGGATGCGGTCACCGGGCTCGCCCGCCGAGAGACCGTGCGGAGCCACCTCAACATCTCCGCGGGCTTCGCGCTCAAGCGCAAGAACTCGTCGACGGTCACCGCGACGAGGGACGGGGAGAGAGCCTTCTCGATCGTCGAGCTCAGCCAGGCAGCCTTCGTCCGACCGACCAGCGGAGCCACCGCTCCGCTGAGAGGGTGGCGTTCGACGACCGACCTCGAGCTCATCCCGTCCTGGGCCGTCTCCTCGGTGGTGAAGGACGTCCGGGCGCACACCTTCCGCACGTTCCTCAGCTTCGACGCAGACTTCGAGGCAGCCAGCGAGGCCATCCGGTCCCGGGGGATCCTGATCGAAAAGCCCTGAGGTCGGGGTGGCTGACTGCCACCCCGACCTCTCTCAGTCTCCGAGCATGGCGTGCAGTCGCTCCTCGACCTGCGGCCCCACGGACCGCACGTAGTTCGTGGTCAGGTGCGAGCCCTGCCGGTAGACGAGGGTGTCTCCGATGACGGCCGGGCAGGTCCCGGCAGGGCAGAGAGCATCGGTGAGGTCCAGCACGTCGACCTCAGGGACCTGGCTGGCCGCGGCCAGCTGGACGGACGCTGCGGAGCGGCTCTCTCCCTCTTCCTGGGGGAACGAGCACCTGTCCAGCGCGTCAGGGTTCTCGAGGACGCAGTCGTAGACGGGTGAGAGCTTTCCCGGAGAGGGGTTGTCCAGCAGGACGACCACCTCGATGCCTGCGTCCTCCAGGAGCCGCCACTGCTGCGCGATCCCGTCGGCGAGGGCCTCGGGTGACACA
This genomic interval carries:
- a CDS encoding glycosyltransferase, producing MRYLMHSLGPIVRRARKAAVAVAVLALAVLVLAVLTSTGAFYAAAAVLSVGALGLGALSVLRWRIVVGELFLSARRRAPHLRGSRSRRRSSDDGSPLDGTEDVLEAWYLIQASGTESSLNRRELLSIARGLRRRGYLTRALECTSHMVRRFDNPADREFEANLKGEIAVLSGEVRYTLARPYTPLDPVAGRVLHVVGTSLPEQQSGYTLRTQYTAVAQLQSGLEPHVVTQAGFGDATSDEPQVVDGVVYHRSAGNERGTDPLDVWFSQNLDAVEKVIQRVRPMVLHAASDLINAQTALILGHAYGIPVVYESRGFWEETWLQREADRFGWSDLDELERAHGLPDTYTLRRDTEDACRRDAERVVTLADVMAARIAEGGVEPSRISVIPNGVDSESFPVVTRDETLAQTHGIEPETVTIGYVSSLVDYEGIDVLVDAVALLREQGTTSKVRLVVVGDGPERPALMDRAASLGLDDAIFTGKVPHDAVLDYYGLIDIFVVPRRPVEVCHLVTPLKPFEALSTGRVLVMSDVRALSEIAERSQAVTLFEAGSADSLAKQLSALISAPDERARVAAAGARWVRQSRTWSLNAALYHEVYEGIGLGASTVARSVRGDRGTAVKALFSRRLPVSFGSAVRPEPRSAESVKHEGWRLGQHEPVVFDGSPIDWDTLCAENRSWAFNLHAWDFMGPALDRYAETGDAEYLDWSRDIARSWAERFTEGDAGSTMAWYDMAIGLRAPRLALLLEMLAVRDDDRDVVDLLLRCVDRHRAELAKAVAFNAGSNHGFYVATGQLMFSLRLRGLPGMTEMLEQARRRLRLVARAQFAADGGHLEHSPEYHRMLLDSFTRAIELGLVDDPEVVESIRRAEDVLGWMVEPSGHMVQIGDSPRWKVLSREPVTSSPSTEFILSRGVRGAPAEETLLALRESGYAFVRYPQPAGTEDHQDSSYLSFMAGFHSRTHKHADDLSFTWFDRGEEIVVDAGRFGYVGPVAKDSPERLAGHFYSAPERQYVESTRAHSTVEVGGKDHDRVRREPYGSALGVVEERDGLYRLCGAVDHDTWQHEREIIFSPGEWLLVTDAVTGLARRETVRSHLNISAGFALKRKNSSTVTATRDGERAFSIVELSQAAFVRPTSGATAPLRGWRSTTDLELIPSWAVSSVVKDVRAHTFRTFLSFDADFEAASEAIRSRGILIEKP